In Sporosarcina sp. PTS2304, a genomic segment contains:
- the recA gene encoding recombinase RecA, with the protein MSNRKAALDMALKQIEKQFGKGSVMKLGEKTDLQIATSSSGSLALDSALGIGGYPRGRVIEVYGPESSGKTTVALHAIAEVQANGGTAAFIDAEHALDPVYAQKLGVNIDELLLSQPDTGEQALEIAEALVRSGAVDIIVVDSVAALVPKAEIEGEMGDAHVGLQARLMSQALRKLSGAINKSNTIAVFINQIREKVGVMFGNPEVTPGGRALKFYSSVRLEVRRGEAIKQGNDIMGNKTRIRVVKNKVAPPFRTAEVDIMYGEGISKEGEILDLGSELEVVQKSGAWYSYEGERLGQGRENAKQFLKENVTMRNEIAAKIRESYGMDDNTNYVIGAHDEEDELDELLLIPDEK; encoded by the coding sequence TTGAGCAATCGTAAAGCAGCACTAGATATGGCATTAAAACAAATAGAAAAGCAATTTGGTAAAGGTTCTGTTATGAAACTAGGCGAGAAAACGGATCTACAAATCGCTACATCTTCATCAGGTTCACTAGCATTAGATTCAGCACTTGGTATTGGCGGGTACCCTCGCGGACGTGTGATCGAAGTATACGGACCGGAGAGTTCTGGTAAAACGACAGTAGCTTTACATGCGATTGCTGAAGTGCAGGCAAACGGCGGGACAGCGGCGTTTATAGATGCGGAGCACGCTCTTGATCCTGTCTATGCACAAAAGTTAGGTGTAAACATTGACGAACTATTACTTTCTCAACCTGATACTGGCGAACAAGCTCTGGAAATTGCCGAAGCACTTGTTCGAAGTGGTGCAGTTGATATTATCGTAGTAGACTCAGTTGCTGCATTAGTACCGAAAGCAGAAATTGAAGGGGAGATGGGAGATGCGCACGTAGGTTTACAAGCTCGTCTTATGTCCCAAGCATTACGTAAACTTTCGGGTGCTATTAACAAATCCAATACGATTGCAGTATTTATTAACCAAATTCGTGAAAAAGTTGGAGTAATGTTTGGTAATCCTGAAGTTACACCTGGTGGTCGTGCGTTAAAATTCTATTCTTCTGTCCGTTTGGAAGTGCGTCGTGGAGAAGCGATCAAGCAAGGAAACGATATTATGGGGAATAAGACAAGAATCCGTGTAGTGAAGAACAAAGTAGCTCCCCCTTTTAGAACAGCTGAAGTGGATATTATGTACGGTGAAGGTATTTCAAAAGAAGGAGAAATTCTTGATCTCGGTTCAGAGTTGGAAGTTGTTCAAAAAAGCGGTGCATGGTATTCCTACGAGGGAGAGCGTTTAGGACAAGGTCGCGAAAACGCGAAGCAGTTCCTGAAGGAAAACGTAACTATGCGTAACGAAATCGCAGCGAAGATTCGTGAGTCGTATGGAATGGATGATAATACTAATTACGTGATTGGTGCTCATGATGAAGAAGATGAGCTAGATGAATTGCTGTTAATTCCAGATGAGA